One Sulfuricurvum sp. DNA window includes the following coding sequences:
- a CDS encoding AMP-binding protein, producing the protein MSHVTVLYNDGRIEEEIVDFRGYTPVSENSRCIIPTHHDKMEQIREIVASIHRGDIPLLYDTTMKSSDEKAHRLRDLPLSEHLQSACVLFFTSGTSGNPIGVLKGSEHLVSECEAQIEWLQHYKIEQCLVTVPFFHIYGYLFGLAIPLSMGLDIVTKEDFLPQEILKLCQQKPTLCITNPVFIRSMIRLRDDIDLRDTLFICSSGPLESEEALKFEQKYSTRLVQLYGSSETGGIAIREGGESLWNPLNGVVIESDEGILSVRSRYLSRYVFDDEFRPLSNPFQTTDIIEKVGEQFKIVGRASELVKIGGKRLSMVEIETFLETMEGIEEALGFVEYHPSSLRGETLTLYLVGDSSKIDKTVLKKALHDQFGGIHIESKIIMVDALAKTALGKKIRHKVIT; encoded by the coding sequence ATGTCACACGTAACGGTACTGTATAACGATGGACGTATTGAGGAAGAAATCGTCGATTTTAGAGGGTATACCCCTGTCTCAGAGAATTCTCGCTGCATTATCCCCACCCACCATGATAAGATGGAGCAAATCAGAGAGATTGTAGCCTCAATCCATCGAGGAGATATTCCGCTGCTCTATGATACGACGATGAAGAGCAGTGATGAGAAAGCTCACCGATTACGCGATTTGCCCCTATCAGAACATCTCCAATCGGCTTGTGTTCTTTTCTTTACCTCAGGCACTTCGGGCAATCCGATAGGGGTTCTAAAAGGGAGTGAGCATTTGGTGAGTGAGTGCGAAGCACAAATAGAGTGGCTTCAACATTATAAGATTGAGCAGTGTCTGGTTACTGTCCCTTTTTTCCATATATACGGCTATCTTTTCGGTCTTGCTATCCCTTTGAGTATGGGTCTTGATATCGTGACCAAAGAGGACTTCCTCCCCCAAGAGATTCTCAAGCTGTGTCAACAAAAGCCGACTTTGTGTATTACCAATCCGGTCTTTATCCGCTCCATGATCCGTTTGCGTGACGATATTGATTTGCGTGATACCCTTTTTATTTGTTCCAGTGGACCGTTAGAGAGTGAAGAGGCTCTAAAATTTGAGCAAAAATACTCCACCCGTTTGGTTCAACTTTATGGCTCCAGTGAAACAGGTGGAATCGCCATACGTGAGGGGGGAGAATCATTGTGGAATCCTCTAAACGGTGTCGTTATCGAGAGTGATGAGGGGATTTTGAGTGTACGTTCCCGGTATCTGTCTCGCTATGTGTTTGACGATGAATTTCGCCCCCTCTCAAATCCTTTTCAGACAACCGATATTATTGAAAAAGTGGGTGAGCAATTCAAGATAGTGGGACGTGCCAGCGAATTGGTCAAAATCGGTGGTAAACGACTCTCGATGGTAGAGATAGAGACATTTTTAGAAACGATGGAGGGGATTGAAGAGGCTCTGGGATTTGTGGAGTACCATCCCTCATCGCTTCGGGGTGAAACATTAACATTGTATCTCGTAGGTGATAGCTCAAAAATTGATAAAACCGTGTTAAAAAAAGCTCTTCATGATCAGTTTGGGGGGATACATATCGAGAGTAAAATCATTATGGTGGATGCCCTCGCCAAAACAGCTTTAGGGAAAAAGATACGTCACAAAGTCATTACTTAA
- a CDS encoding dialkylrecorsinol condensing enzyme, translated as MIKRVLVVYYSQSGQLTRVLERMLSPLHENPAIELSIVRLESSEDFTFPWSFWRFFDAFPESVYLDPPNNLPFELENPHEFDLIIIGYQPWFLSPSLPMSAFLLSDEAKIILKDKPVMTVIGCRNMWIEAHKTLKELISKCQGQLIDNVVFSDQSGPLESFITTPRWMLSGKKDSFLGFSRAGISDDDIVSSERFGKRLVEKLQDNSHLINGPMLKNLGAVQVDDRFIAAEKIGKRSFRIWGALIRLFGKRGSKLRLPILSFYILFLITLIITVVPINMMIQAMIRRLFKGKIDKIREILEAPSGR; from the coding sequence ATGATTAAACGTGTATTGGTTGTTTATTACTCTCAAAGTGGTCAATTAACAAGAGTATTAGAGAGAATGCTCTCTCCTCTTCACGAAAATCCTGCTATCGAGCTCTCAATAGTGCGTCTCGAGTCGAGTGAAGATTTTACTTTTCCGTGGTCTTTTTGGCGTTTTTTTGATGCCTTTCCGGAAAGTGTCTATTTGGATCCTCCAAATAATTTACCGTTTGAACTAGAAAATCCTCACGAGTTTGATTTGATCATTATAGGGTACCAGCCATGGTTCCTCTCCCCCTCTTTGCCGATGAGTGCTTTTCTCCTCTCGGATGAAGCAAAAATTATTTTAAAAGATAAGCCTGTAATGACGGTTATCGGATGTAGAAATATGTGGATTGAGGCTCATAAAACACTAAAAGAGCTTATTTCTAAGTGTCAAGGTCAGCTGATCGATAACGTCGTTTTTAGTGATCAAAGCGGGCCGTTAGAGAGTTTTATAACAACACCTCGTTGGATGCTGAGCGGTAAAAAAGATTCTTTTTTAGGTTTTTCGCGTGCGGGTATTAGTGATGATGATATTGTTTCGAGTGAACGTTTCGGCAAAAGATTAGTGGAAAAGCTTCAAGATAATAGCCATTTAATAAATGGACCTATGTTGAAAAATCTTGGTGCGGTACAGGTAGATGATCGTTTTATTGCAGCCGAAAAAATTGGGAAAAGGAGCTTTCGAATTTGGGGAGCACTTATCCGTCTTTTCGGTAAAAGAGGTTCAAAATTACGTTTACCGATTTTATCGTTTTATATTCTGTTTTTAATTACGTTAATTATTACGGTAGTCCCGATAAATATGATGATTCAGGCAATGATTCGCCGTTTATTTAAAGGAAAAATAGATAAAATAAGAGAAATATTAGAAGCCCCATCCGGCAGGTAA
- a CDS encoding beta-ketoacyl-ACP synthase III: protein MANVYITKIAAFLPNDPVDNAHIEEVLGCIGGVKSRAKNVVLRSNGIKTRHYVLDPKTREPLYSNASLTAKAIRLLEDEKFSLSDVGCLVCGTTSPDHLMPNHALMTQGELGLHACEAIATSGICLSGVTAMKYAYMAIASEEHACAISSGSETSSMGMRAEMFMAESGDAESVEKRPEIAFGKDFLRWMLSDGAGATLLQPTPNSEGISLKIEWIDILSYAGEMPVCMIAGAHHSDEGVYQPWKEVHSSLWREYNVFAVEQDVKLLNENIVHYTVEKPLLSIKEKRQLCADDIDYFLPHYSSEYFRDKMAAGMEKIGFAIPYEKWFTNLTTKGNTGSASIYIILEELFNSGKLQVGEKILCFIPESGRFSTAFMLLEVV from the coding sequence ATGGCGAATGTATACATCACAAAAATAGCAGCATTTTTACCAAACGACCCTGTTGATAATGCTCATATTGAAGAGGTCTTGGGATGTATCGGAGGGGTAAAGTCGAGAGCTAAAAATGTTGTGTTACGCAGCAATGGGATCAAAACGCGCCATTATGTTTTAGACCCTAAAACACGAGAACCCCTTTATAGTAATGCATCATTAACGGCTAAAGCGATACGGTTACTCGAAGATGAGAAATTTTCGCTCTCTGATGTGGGATGTTTGGTGTGCGGAACTACCTCGCCGGATCATTTGATGCCCAATCATGCCCTGATGACACAAGGCGAATTAGGGCTTCATGCGTGTGAAGCGATTGCTACTTCGGGGATATGCTTGAGCGGAGTCACCGCAATGAAATACGCTTATATGGCGATTGCTTCCGAAGAGCACGCTTGTGCAATCAGCAGTGGATCGGAGACATCATCGATGGGGATGAGAGCTGAGATGTTTATGGCAGAATCGGGTGATGCTGAATCTGTTGAAAAACGCCCTGAGATTGCTTTTGGAAAAGATTTTTTACGTTGGATGCTCTCTGATGGTGCGGGGGCAACACTATTACAACCTACTCCCAATAGTGAGGGGATATCGCTTAAAATCGAGTGGATTGATATCCTCTCGTATGCCGGTGAGATGCCTGTCTGTATGATCGCCGGAGCGCATCATAGTGATGAGGGTGTCTATCAACCGTGGAAAGAAGTTCATTCGTCATTGTGGCGTGAATATAATGTTTTTGCGGTTGAGCAGGATGTCAAATTATTGAATGAAAATATTGTCCATTACACCGTTGAAAAACCTTTGTTATCTATCAAAGAAAAACGACAATTATGTGCAGATGATATCGACTATTTTTTACCACACTATTCATCAGAATATTTTCGAGACAAAATGGCTGCCGGTATGGAAAAAATAGGATTTGCTATCCCGTATGAGAAGTGGTTTACCAATCTCACGACCAAAGGAAACACCGGCAGTGCCTCTATCTATATTATCCTTGAAGAGCTATTTAATTCCGGAAAACTTCAAGTGGGTGAAAAAATCCTCTGTTTTATCCCTGAAAGTGGACGTTTTTCAACGGCATTTATGTTGTTGGAGGTGGTTTAA
- a CDS encoding helix-turn-helix transcriptional regulator, producing MREEEAPQDNISIYRGGKKALYAAKANGEYAVTPSSGWAIEEMATLQAVEEFNRLEREAYQGFLEKRISPLGVWMNRRRMSLKTLSECSGFWQWSIKRHLQYDTFKKLNPKTIALYCDVLDVSEEELNHPKESI from the coding sequence ATGAGAGAAGAAGAGGCACCGCAGGATAATATTTCGATTTATCGCGGAGGGAAAAAAGCCCTTTATGCGGCTAAAGCAAACGGTGAGTACGCCGTAACCCCAAGTAGCGGATGGGCAATCGAGGAGATGGCGACACTCCAAGCGGTTGAAGAGTTTAACCGATTAGAGAGGGAAGCGTATCAAGGGTTTCTTGAAAAACGTATCTCCCCTCTAGGAGTATGGATGAACCGTCGCCGAATGAGTCTCAAAACGCTTAGTGAATGCAGCGGTTTTTGGCAATGGAGTATCAAACGTCATTTGCAATACGATACCTTTAAAAAACTCAATCCGAAAACCATTGCACTCTATTGTGACGTCTTAGATGTTAGTGAAGAGGAATTAAATCACCCAAAGGAGAGCATATAA
- a CDS encoding BtrH N-terminal domain-containing protein — protein MGEFTHRHSAHCESGVVSSLITHGGYPISEVMAFGIGNGLTFAYLPIVKIDGMPLIAYRMPPRSIIKTITKRLGLVLRMKTYPNPTVARDDLSAMLREGKLVGLQTSVYYLPYFPPEMRFHFNAHNLLVYGQDENGFNVSDPVFEDPMHIGFNDLDKARFARGVFAPKGACYTIESIPHEIDLKKAITKAIKRTTGMMLYTPFPWVGIRGMKMMKKAILKLPNHPHKRYASLYLGHIIRMQEEIGTGGGGFRLMYAGFLFEAADILGRDELKIASTMMGESGDAWRRFALSASKACKGSEYSVEEIASKLQEAIDLEEKVYRYLRGLKL, from the coding sequence ATGGGAGAATTTACCCACCGACATTCTGCCCATTGTGAAAGCGGCGTTGTCTCTTCACTGATAACCCATGGCGGTTATCCGATTAGTGAAGTGATGGCATTTGGTATCGGAAACGGTCTTACGTTCGCCTATTTGCCGATAGTAAAAATCGATGGAATGCCTCTTATTGCCTATCGAATGCCCCCTCGAAGTATTATTAAAACCATTACCAAACGTCTAGGGCTTGTGCTACGGATGAAAACCTATCCAAACCCGACTGTCGCACGTGATGATTTGAGTGCGATGCTCCGTGAGGGAAAATTGGTCGGACTTCAAACTTCGGTCTATTATCTCCCCTATTTTCCTCCGGAGATGCGATTTCATTTCAATGCACACAACCTATTGGTCTACGGACAAGATGAAAATGGGTTCAATGTTAGTGATCCGGTATTTGAAGATCCGATGCATATAGGGTTCAATGATCTTGATAAAGCCCGTTTTGCACGAGGAGTATTTGCACCCAAGGGGGCGTGTTACACTATCGAGTCAATCCCTCATGAGATTGATTTGAAAAAAGCAATCACCAAAGCGATTAAACGAACTACCGGAATGATGCTCTATACCCCTTTTCCATGGGTGGGTATTCGGGGGATGAAGATGATGAAAAAGGCGATTTTAAAATTGCCAAATCACCCCCATAAACGGTATGCTTCCCTTTATCTAGGTCATATTATCCGTATGCAAGAGGAGATTGGTACAGGCGGTGGCGGATTTCGTCTCATGTACGCCGGATTTTTATTTGAAGCGGCGGATATTTTAGGGCGTGATGAGCTAAAAATAGCTTCAACGATGATGGGAGAATCGGGAGATGCGTGGCGTCGTTTTGCTCTAAGTGCTTCCAAAGCGTGTAAGGGTTCAGAGTACTCAGTCGAAGAGATTGCATCGAAGCTTCAAGAGGCGATTGATCTGGAAGAGAAAGTATACCGTTACCTACGAGGGCTTAAATTATGA
- a CDS encoding beta-ketoacyl-[acyl-carrier-protein] synthase family protein, with translation MSHRVYLNASSCACAAGLTIEEIFETLLSGQSAISYQEGYVEGFSMPLGKIPYEGDFFDLLSENVKNILSLAPWLIPAETMVVVGSSVGGMCRAEKKFFRDGDCKNIAVEEFALRAIADEIVGKFGFKSALSFSTACTSSSVAIDFAYDLIHRGIMKSVVVIGADELSRSAVNGFDCLGIASHEATRPFDVERNGINVAEGIAVLALSSQKSEQCVEILGCGLSSDAYNITHPHPEGDGARAAMLQALEKAGLEPSMIDYINAHGTGTIANDEIESASIYAIFGSHPFVVSTKAVSGHTLGACGALEAAIGAMSILRNIIPPCVNLHTQIDSRLNHPLKPTPASINYVMSNAFGFGGGNAVIVLGRVNAD, from the coding sequence ATGAGCCATCGGGTCTATTTAAATGCTTCAAGCTGTGCGTGTGCCGCAGGGCTCACTATCGAAGAGATATTTGAGACACTCTTATCGGGACAATCGGCGATTAGTTACCAAGAGGGATACGTTGAGGGATTTTCTATGCCGTTGGGGAAAATCCCGTATGAGGGTGATTTTTTTGACTTATTGAGTGAGAATGTTAAAAATATTCTCTCTCTCGCACCGTGGTTAATCCCCGCTGAGACGATGGTGGTAGTAGGCTCTTCTGTAGGGGGAATGTGCCGTGCTGAGAAGAAATTTTTTCGCGATGGAGATTGTAAAAACATTGCTGTCGAAGAGTTTGCATTGCGCGCCATAGCCGATGAAATCGTTGGAAAATTCGGGTTTAAATCGGCGCTCTCTTTTTCAACCGCCTGTACCAGTAGCTCAGTTGCCATCGATTTCGCGTATGATCTGATTCATCGTGGGATTATGAAGAGTGTTGTGGTAATTGGGGCGGATGAACTGAGCCGTTCAGCCGTCAATGGGTTCGATTGTTTGGGGATAGCATCGCATGAGGCGACTCGCCCTTTCGATGTGGAGCGAAATGGTATTAATGTCGCCGAAGGGATAGCGGTACTAGCCCTCTCGAGCCAAAAGAGTGAGCAGTGTGTCGAGATTTTGGGGTGTGGGTTGAGCAGTGATGCCTACAATATCACTCATCCCCATCCTGAGGGGGATGGGGCACGTGCCGCGATGCTTCAAGCGTTAGAAAAGGCGGGACTTGAACCTTCGATGATCGATTATATTAATGCTCACGGTACGGGAACAATCGCCAATGATGAGATCGAGAGTGCATCGATTTATGCAATCTTTGGCTCACATCCGTTTGTTGTCTCCACCAAAGCGGTGAGCGGGCATACTTTAGGAGCGTGCGGTGCTCTCGAAGCGGCAATCGGTGCGATGTCTATTCTTCGAAACATCATCCCACCCTGTGTCAATCTCCACACGCAAATCGATTCAAGACTTAACCACCCTCTAAAACCGACCCCTGCCTCTATCAATTATGTGATGTCGAATGCTTTTGGATTCGGTGGGGGAAATGCCGTCATAGTATTAGGGAGAGTCAATGCAGATTAA
- a CDS encoding beta-ketoacyl synthase chain length factor, which translates to MQINLEILGFAVVEDAEKCTALNEKVIVSDMMLRRRLTRNARISLYLADQLGEMNTPIVIGNAYGEVAETFDILKAIASHETLSPTAFQNSVHNTPASYLSIVGQNKGYVTTVSDLHETSEALLKVGALKSLSAGSMVLILTDAIDFPHIDELNRCGITRKECGVALHVRHTEQPTTLFLSGKQFEGYSPSVWKMLEIAQGCQLGSIIGVEI; encoded by the coding sequence ATGCAGATTAATTTAGAAATACTCGGATTTGCTGTGGTAGAAGACGCTGAAAAGTGCACTGCTCTCAATGAAAAAGTGATTGTGAGCGATATGATGTTGCGCAGACGTTTAACCCGAAATGCCCGTATCTCTCTCTATTTAGCCGATCAACTCGGAGAGATGAATACTCCTATCGTTATAGGAAATGCCTATGGCGAGGTTGCGGAGACGTTTGATATTTTAAAAGCGATTGCATCACATGAGACACTAAGCCCCACCGCATTTCAAAATTCAGTCCATAATACCCCCGCATCCTATCTCTCCATCGTCGGACAAAACAAAGGGTACGTCACCACGGTGAGTGATTTACACGAAACATCCGAAGCGCTTTTAAAAGTGGGGGCACTCAAATCGCTCAGTGCTGGGTCGATGGTGCTGATACTCACCGATGCGATTGATTTTCCCCATATCGATGAGCTCAATCGATGCGGCATTACTCGAAAAGAGTGCGGCGTTGCACTGCATGTCCGTCATACGGAACAACCTACAACCCTTTTTCTAAGCGGCAAACAATTTGAGGGGTATTCCCCAAGTGTTTGGAAAATGTTAGAGATAGCCCAAGGGTGTCAATTAGGCTCCATTATCGGGGTTGAGATTTAA
- a CDS encoding MBL fold metallo-hydrolase, with amino-acid sequence MNFIEFLGTGGTRTPTQGTTCLRVSKHCVIDAGNLINAFGDDVFTIEHIFLTHSHLDHIIDIPFLADLFVTQKSISLKIYGLKATLDDLRQFIFNHRIWPNFEEISLIGHTDKTIELIEIKLDQKYYIDDVSLTPFKTDHTDGSCGYLIEKNAQGILFSADTYKCSKIWELLDKNHHIHTLVIEVSFPSSFAKLAHDSKHLTPALLQSELETCSRNDFKVYAIHLKTLFSPTIIHELNTMELLRNGGKVLVDYDKVLF; translated from the coding sequence ATGAACTTTATCGAATTTTTAGGAACCGGAGGGACACGAACCCCTACACAAGGGACTACGTGTCTACGTGTTTCGAAACACTGCGTTATCGATGCAGGAAATCTTATTAATGCTTTTGGAGATGATGTTTTTACCATCGAGCATATCTTTCTTACCCATTCGCATCTTGATCATATCATCGATATCCCTTTTCTTGCTGATCTTTTTGTCACCCAAAAATCGATCTCTCTTAAAATTTACGGGCTTAAAGCGACCCTCGATGATTTACGTCAGTTTATTTTTAACCACCGTATTTGGCCCAATTTTGAAGAGATTAGCCTCATTGGGCATACTGATAAGACGATTGAACTTATCGAAATAAAACTTGATCAAAAATATTATATTGATGATGTTTCCCTTACCCCATTTAAAACCGACCATACCGATGGAAGTTGCGGTTATCTCATCGAGAAAAATGCCCAAGGGATTCTTTTTAGTGCCGACACTTACAAATGTTCGAAAATATGGGAATTATTGGATAAAAATCACCATATTCACACCCTTGTTATCGAAGTATCGTTCCCCTCAAGCTTTGCAAAACTGGCACACGATAGTAAACATCTCACCCCTGCCCTACTCCAAAGCGAACTCGAAACCTGTTCACGCAACGATTTTAAAGTCTATGCTATCCATCTCAAAACCCTCTTTTCCCCTACTATCATCCATGAATTAAATACAATGGAGCTTCTGCGTAACGGCGGAAAAGTACTCGTTGATTACGATAAGGTTCTTTTTTAA
- a CDS encoding DUF2126 domain-containing protein, translated as MSLKVVLSHKTHYAFDKPINLSPHIIRLRPAPHSRTPIEAYSLTIKPDNHFINWQQDPFGNYLARIVFPEKTTELAINVEVKAELVSINPFDFFVEEYASDFPFKYRKELKQELQPYLQIDEDGKKLKSFLSKIDLTPRPINDFLVELNMKINQHLNYTVRMEPGVQTCAVTLGKKLGSCRDFAWLFVQVLRHLGLAARFVSGYLVQLSADVQSLDGPSGPAEDFTDLHAWTEVYIPGAGWIGLDSTSGLFAAEGHIPLACTPSPEGAAPVEGAMDKCEVEFEYSNTVTRIFESPRVTKPYRTEQWDAINALGYAVDKELVANDVRMSMGGEPTFVSIDDMESEQWNTEADGEHKRERANVLSRRLLNSFGKGGMLHHAQGKWYPGEPLPRWMSTIIWRKDGQPIWKNPDLLASLDQNFDYTPEDGRKFLETLCLNLGISDKNIHDAYNDPLVALLQESLLPIDIDPKKANLKDSLERRALAESLSSGIDKPAGFVLPLNWGMTRWVTCRWEFRRPQLFLAPGTSPVGLRLPLDSLAHKPHIELEQSFEPDLFGAFPSLGEYHSAVKVRGEKVSKKTKSSTDYEVFVRTALSIEIRENKLFIFLPPITNTEAFLDLIASIEETAEALNMAVMIEGYEPPHDLRIEKMRVTPDPGVIEVNIHPTTSWEELSHVITTLYEEAHQSRLGTLKFMQDGKQGGTGGGNHVTIGGLTPSDSPLLRNPELLRSLLTFWQHHPSLSYLFSGAFIGPTSQAPRVDEGRLENLYELEIAFNQIPHGEPIPFWLTDRLFRHMLTDLTGNTHRSEFCIDKLYSPDSSTGRLGILELRGFEMPPHAQMSLVQMLLVRTLVSLFWKKPYRHKLVRWGTQLHDKFLIEHYVREDIRDIVEFLRSEGYAFENDWFDPFFEFRFPLYGMTQIEGVHCELRGAIEPWHVLGEESSSQGTARYVDSSLERVQVKVSNFVDERYVLTCNGVKVPLVNTGVEGEYVSGVRYRAWQPWSALHPTIGVDTPLVFDLVDTWNRRSVGGFTYFVSHPGGRSYDTFPVNTLEAQSRRISRFWGFGHTQGEMEEVHEPIIREQELSKDEKIGRVVEKHTAKKSFAYQELPGSLEYPHTLDLRRKWSPNKQ; from the coding sequence ATGTCGCTCAAAGTTGTTCTCTCTCATAAAACTCATTATGCTTTTGATAAACCTATCAATCTTTCTCCCCATATAATCCGTCTTCGTCCCGCACCGCACAGTCGTACCCCGATTGAAGCTTATTCTCTCACGATCAAACCGGATAATCATTTTATCAACTGGCAACAAGACCCTTTCGGTAACTATCTTGCTCGAATCGTTTTTCCGGAAAAGACAACTGAACTCGCTATCAATGTGGAAGTAAAAGCGGAATTGGTGAGTATCAATCCATTTGATTTTTTCGTCGAAGAGTATGCATCTGATTTTCCGTTTAAATACAGAAAAGAGCTTAAGCAAGAGCTACAACCCTATCTTCAGATTGATGAAGATGGGAAAAAACTTAAAAGCTTTTTGTCAAAAATAGATTTAACACCGCGCCCTATTAATGATTTTTTGGTTGAACTCAATATGAAAATCAATCAGCATCTTAACTATACGGTTCGCATGGAACCGGGAGTGCAGACGTGTGCCGTGACATTGGGCAAAAAACTCGGTTCGTGTCGTGATTTCGCATGGCTTTTCGTCCAAGTCCTTCGCCATTTAGGACTTGCGGCCCGTTTTGTTTCAGGATATCTCGTACAGCTCTCTGCTGATGTGCAATCGCTTGATGGTCCAAGCGGGCCGGCAGAGGATTTCACCGATCTACACGCGTGGACGGAGGTTTATATTCCGGGTGCGGGGTGGATCGGTTTGGATAGCACCAGCGGATTGTTCGCCGCAGAAGGGCATATTCCCCTCGCATGTACCCCAAGCCCTGAGGGGGCAGCACCTGTTGAGGGAGCTATGGATAAATGTGAAGTGGAATTTGAATATTCCAATACCGTCACCCGTATTTTTGAATCTCCCCGTGTTACCAAACCGTATCGCACTGAACAGTGGGACGCAATCAATGCTTTAGGGTATGCGGTTGATAAAGAACTCGTGGCAAACGATGTACGTATGAGCATGGGGGGAGAACCGACGTTTGTCTCTATCGATGATATGGAATCAGAACAGTGGAATACTGAAGCAGATGGGGAGCATAAACGTGAGCGGGCAAATGTCCTCTCACGACGGTTGCTGAACAGTTTCGGAAAAGGGGGGATGCTTCATCACGCACAAGGTAAATGGTATCCGGGTGAGCCATTGCCTCGATGGATGTCTACGATCATTTGGCGCAAAGATGGTCAGCCGATTTGGAAAAATCCCGATTTGTTAGCAAGTTTGGATCAAAATTTTGACTATACCCCCGAAGATGGTCGCAAATTTTTAGAGACGTTATGTTTAAATCTTGGTATCAGCGATAAAAATATCCACGATGCCTATAACGATCCCCTCGTAGCATTGCTCCAAGAGTCATTGTTACCTATCGATATTGATCCCAAAAAAGCCAACCTCAAAGACTCACTGGAACGTCGTGCATTGGCAGAATCCCTCTCCAGCGGTATTGATAAACCCGCAGGGTTCGTCCTTCCACTAAACTGGGGGATGACCCGTTGGGTAACGTGTCGTTGGGAATTTCGCCGTCCACAGCTCTTTTTAGCCCCAGGTACTTCTCCCGTTGGATTACGCCTCCCACTCGATTCATTGGCGCATAAACCCCATATTGAATTAGAACAAAGTTTTGAACCCGATTTGTTCGGGGCATTTCCCTCTTTAGGTGAATATCACAGTGCCGTAAAGGTGCGTGGAGAAAAAGTGAGCAAAAAGACTAAATCCTCAACCGATTATGAAGTTTTTGTCCGTACCGCGTTGAGTATCGAGATACGGGAGAATAAACTCTTTATTTTTCTCCCTCCGATTACCAATACCGAAGCCTTTTTGGATTTGATAGCCTCCATCGAAGAGACGGCAGAAGCACTCAATATGGCAGTCATGATTGAGGGATATGAACCACCACATGACCTACGAATTGAAAAAATGAGAGTTACTCCCGATCCGGGAGTAATCGAGGTCAATATCCATCCAACAACGAGTTGGGAAGAACTAAGTCACGTCATCACCACCCTCTACGAAGAGGCACATCAATCCCGTCTAGGGACACTCAAATTTATGCAAGACGGTAAACAAGGGGGGACAGGTGGTGGAAATCATGTCACTATCGGAGGACTTACCCCGAGTGATAGTCCATTGCTCCGAAACCCTGAGCTTTTGCGTTCATTGCTCACTTTTTGGCAACACCATCCAAGCCTCTCGTATCTTTTCTCTGGTGCGTTTATCGGACCTACTTCCCAAGCACCGCGTGTTGATGAGGGGAGACTTGAAAATCTGTATGAACTCGAAATCGCTTTTAACCAAATCCCTCATGGTGAACCAATCCCGTTTTGGTTGACTGACCGACTGTTCCGTCATATGCTTACCGACTTGACGGGGAATACCCACCGCAGTGAGTTTTGTATCGATAAACTCTACTCACCTGACTCTTCGACAGGTCGGCTAGGGATTTTAGAGTTGCGCGGATTTGAAATGCCGCCGCATGCACAGATGTCATTGGTGCAGATGTTGTTAGTTCGAACACTCGTCTCCCTTTTCTGGAAAAAACCGTACCGTCATAAATTGGTACGTTGGGGGACTCAACTGCACGATAAGTTTTTAATTGAGCATTATGTTCGTGAAGATATTCGTGATATTGTGGAGTTTTTACGCTCAGAAGGGTACGCGTTTGAGAATGATTGGTTCGATCCATTTTTCGAATTTCGCTTTCCACTCTATGGTATGACACAAATCGAAGGGGTTCATTGTGAACTTCGCGGTGCTATTGAGCCGTGGCATGTTTTAGGAGAGGAATCAAGTTCACAAGGGACAGCCCGTTATGTCGATTCTTCACTGGAGCGGGTACAGGTTAAAGTCTCTAATTTCGTCGATGAGCGGTATGTATTGACGTGTAATGGAGTCAAAGTTCCTTTGGTTAATACGGGAGTAGAAGGGGAATACGTCTCAGGGGTACGTTACCGTGCTTGGCAACCGTGGTCAGCACTCCATCCGACGATTGGGGTGGATACGCCGTTGGTATTTGATCTTGTCGATACATGGAATCGTCGCTCTGTCGGGGGCTTTACCTATTTTGTCTCCCATCCGGGGGGACGATCGTACGATACTTTCCCAGTCAATACCCTTGAAGCACAATCTCGCCGTATCAGTCGGTTTTGGGGATTTGGTCATACCCAAGGGGAGATGGAAGAGGTACATGAGCCGATTATCCGAGAACAAGAACTCTCTAAAGATGAAAAAATAGGACGAGTTGTTGAGAAACATACCGCGAAAAAAAGTTTTGCGTATCAAGAACTTCCAGGGAGCTTAGAGTATCCGCATACATTAGATTTACGCCGTAAGTGGAGTCCTAATAAACAATGA